In one window of Terriglobales bacterium DNA:
- a CDS encoding DinB family protein codes for EMWERIADMLVQAAENFPEEKYDYKPVPDVRSFREQLLHAASANYFFVRLAGGEKTKPAHTADDTKAQVVAVLKESFADGAALIRKLGDAGMGRQVKHPFAEHMISLHRLWTMAAAHDGEHYGQLVVYYRLNGLVPPATQQEQAERARRKP; via the coding sequence TGGAAATGTGGGAACGGATTGCGGACATGCTGGTGCAAGCCGCCGAGAACTTCCCCGAAGAAAAGTACGATTACAAACCTGTCCCCGATGTGCGCAGCTTCCGCGAACAGTTGCTCCACGCGGCCAGCGCCAACTACTTCTTCGTCCGGTTAGCCGGAGGAGAGAAGACGAAGCCCGCTCATACTGCTGATGACACCAAAGCGCAGGTGGTAGCGGTGCTCAAGGAGTCCTTCGCCGACGGCGCCGCACTCATACGCAAGCTGGGAGACGCGGGAATGGGCCGCCAGGTCAAGCATCCTTTCGCCGAGCACATGATTTCCCTGCACCGGTTGTGGACCATGGCAGCAGCGCATGACGGGGAGCACTATGGACAACTGGTCGTCTACTACAGGCTGAACGGACTGGTGCCCCCAGCCACACAACAGGAACAGGCGGAGAGAGCACGCCGCAAGCCCTGA
- a CDS encoding TetR/AcrR family transcriptional regulator yields the protein MPWEKQFDVEDALERAQNTFWAEGYEATSMDCLLKRMGINRGSFYDTFGSKRDVLIQALHRYYWRDRVPFFRAITQGKRPRKAIAAVFQSMIDSSAGLQARHGCFLVNSALEIAPKDQEVARIVRHAFSDIEGFFVELVRQGQKAGEIRKSSNAAEMGRNLMNHLLGLMVLVRSRAPRPVLESVVKQAGRLLA from the coding sequence ATGCCCTGGGAAAAGCAGTTCGACGTCGAAGACGCGCTGGAGCGCGCCCAGAACACGTTTTGGGCCGAAGGCTACGAAGCCACCTCGATGGACTGTCTGCTCAAGCGCATGGGCATCAACCGTGGCAGCTTCTATGACACCTTTGGCAGCAAGCGCGACGTGCTCATCCAGGCCCTGCACCGATACTACTGGCGCGATCGCGTTCCCTTTTTCAGAGCGATCACCCAGGGCAAGCGTCCGCGAAAAGCGATCGCGGCGGTGTTCCAGAGCATGATTGACTCCTCTGCCGGCCTGCAGGCGCGCCACGGCTGCTTTCTGGTCAACTCCGCGCTCGAGATTGCACCCAAGGACCAGGAGGTGGCTCGGATCGTGCGCCACGCCTTCTCAGACATCGAAGGGTTCTTCGTCGAACTGGTGCGGCAGGGCCAGAAAGCCGGTGAGATCCGCAAGAGCAGCAATGCCGCAGAGATGGGCCGCAACTTGATGAATCACCTGCTGGGGCTGATGGTCTTGGTCCGCTCCCGCGCTCCCCGGCCGGTGCTGGAATCCGTGGTCAAACAAGCCGGGCGCCTGCTCGCTTGA
- a CDS encoding cytochrome P460 family protein, whose amino-acid sequence MRNLIVPILTVIVVVTVVAVHGGEVPASFSPYVDATGNISIPRDYRNWTLLGSWHLAPGEGEGDAVGAAGFHNVYVPPGAVESYRKTGKFPDGTVIVKELLKSETGDLTTGKVSWATEVEGWFIMVKDDQGRFPNNPRWGGGWGWVLFNSSDPMKTVTRNWRTDCLGCHTPAKQTDWVFVQGYPILSSESPLGKPGQAAAPKAE is encoded by the coding sequence ATGCGAAATCTCATTGTGCCCATCTTGACTGTGATCGTTGTCGTCACCGTGGTGGCGGTTCACGGGGGCGAGGTTCCGGCAAGCTTCTCCCCCTATGTGGACGCCACCGGAAACATCAGCATCCCGAGGGATTATCGCAATTGGACTCTCCTGGGCAGCTGGCACCTCGCTCCTGGAGAGGGGGAAGGCGATGCCGTTGGTGCTGCCGGTTTCCACAACGTGTACGTGCCGCCCGGCGCCGTCGAGTCCTATCGCAAGACAGGCAAGTTTCCGGACGGAACGGTGATCGTAAAAGAACTGCTCAAGAGCGAAACCGGCGATCTGACCACCGGGAAGGTCAGTTGGGCCACCGAAGTGGAGGGTTGGTTCATCATGGTTAAGGATGACCAAGGCCGCTTCCCGAACAACCCACGCTGGGGTGGGGGTTGGGGTTGGGTGCTCTTCAACAGTAGCGACCCCATGAAGACCGTCACCCGGAACTGGAGGACGGACTGCCTAGGATGCCATACACCTGCCAAACAAACGGATTGGGTCTTTGTCCAGGGTTACCCGATCTTGAGTTCGGAATCGCCGCTCGGCAAGCCGGGGCAGGCAGCGGCTCCCAAGGCCGAATAA
- a CDS encoding cytochrome P460 family protein has protein sequence MTLRSVTCRIAALLVLVVAVGLSASLSGASPDGSGGDKPQFTSDGKLMQPTGYRQWVFVGTPVTPNDMNPPEAAFPEFHNVYIHPADFAVFSKTGKFPDGTVFIKELVSVGTKKAASGNGYFQGEFIGLEAAVKDSKRFAKEPGYWAYFSFGHKYPLAKAASKQPVASCNTCHQESAAEDYVFTQYYPVLSAAKPQ, from the coding sequence ATGACGTTACGCTCGGTTACGTGTCGAATCGCCGCGCTGCTGGTCCTGGTCGTGGCGGTGGGACTTTCGGCTAGCCTTTCAGGGGCATCCCCGGATGGTTCGGGCGGAGACAAGCCGCAGTTCACCAGCGATGGCAAGCTTATGCAGCCAACCGGGTACCGCCAGTGGGTCTTTGTAGGGACTCCTGTGACACCCAATGACATGAATCCACCCGAAGCGGCATTCCCGGAGTTCCATAACGTCTACATCCATCCCGCGGACTTCGCCGTGTTTAGCAAGACGGGGAAGTTCCCGGATGGGACCGTCTTCATCAAAGAGCTGGTCAGCGTCGGCACGAAGAAGGCTGCCAGCGGCAACGGCTACTTCCAGGGTGAGTTCATCGGGTTGGAAGCGGCCGTCAAGGATTCCAAGCGCTTTGCCAAGGAGCCCGGTTATTGGGCCTACTTCAGTTTCGGCCACAAGTACCCCTTGGCCAAGGCAGCCTCGAAGCAACCGGTTGCGAGCTGCAACACATGCCACCAGGAAAGCGCTGCCGAGGACTATGTCTTCACCCAGTACTACCCGGTACTGAGCGCGGCCAAGCCGCAGTGA
- a CDS encoding DUF417 family protein — protein MTHREIGRLSSASGEWILRLGLALVLLWIGGMKFTEYEALAIKPMVERSILMSWVYSFFSVRAFSNLLGVVEIVAGVLIALRPWVAKLSAMGSALAAAMFLVTLSFLVSTPGWEASAGGFPALSVAPGQFLIKDIVLLGAALWATGDALAPAGRGVRAQ, from the coding sequence ATGACCCATCGAGAAATCGGCCGCCTATCGAGCGCATCTGGAGAGTGGATCCTCCGCCTGGGCCTGGCGTTGGTCCTGCTGTGGATCGGAGGGATGAAGTTCACGGAATACGAGGCCCTGGCCATCAAGCCCATGGTGGAGCGGAGCATCCTGATGAGCTGGGTCTACAGCTTTTTCAGCGTGCGAGCGTTCTCGAACCTCCTGGGCGTGGTCGAAATCGTTGCTGGAGTTCTGATTGCGTTGCGTCCCTGGGTCGCCAAGCTGTCCGCCATGGGAAGCGCCCTGGCGGCGGCGATGTTCTTGGTGACTCTGTCTTTCCTTGTGTCCACGCCAGGCTGGGAAGCCAGCGCCGGAGGCTTTCCTGCGCTGTCCGTGGCTCCCGGTCAGTTCCTGATCAAGGACATCGTGCTTTTGGGGGCCGCGCTTTGGGCGACGGGTGATGCCTTGGCGCCCGCGGGGCGCGGTGTGCGCGCCCAGTGA
- a CDS encoding DUF4142 domain-containing protein has protein sequence MTRLKMFRIAAIAAFAIAAVTGSQAQMAEPPLTDANIGAIVIAADQIDIDYAQLALAKSKNQQVREFAQRMITDHGAVQEAVFQLAAKLNLSPVENSISEGLKKNAVEITAKLKSLKGAEFDKFYIDNEVAYHKLVTDAVEAALIPSASNAELKAALVGAQPLFLKHLEHARVIQQGNGMNAGMQGSK, from the coding sequence ATGACCCGACTCAAGATGTTCCGCATCGCCGCCATTGCGGCCTTCGCCATCGCGGCCGTTACCGGTTCGCAGGCCCAGATGGCAGAGCCACCCCTCACCGACGCCAACATCGGCGCCATCGTGATTGCCGCCGATCAGATCGACATTGACTACGCCCAGCTGGCCTTGGCCAAGTCCAAGAACCAGCAGGTCCGCGAGTTCGCCCAGCGCATGATCACGGACCACGGCGCCGTGCAGGAAGCTGTGTTTCAACTTGCCGCCAAGCTCAACCTCAGTCCGGTAGAGAACTCCATCAGCGAAGGCTTGAAAAAGAACGCAGTCGAAATCACGGCCAAGCTCAAGTCGCTGAAGGGCGCAGAGTTCGACAAGTTCTACATTGACAACGAGGTCGCCTACCACAAGCTGGTTACCGATGCGGTAGAGGCGGCCCTGATCCCGAGCGCCAGCAATGCGGAGCTCAAAGCTGCTTTGGTGGGAGCGCAACCGCTGTTCCTCAAGCATCTGGAGCACGCTCGAGTGATCCAGCAAGGCAACGGGATGAACGCCGGCATGCAAGGCTCGAAGTAA
- a CDS encoding cupredoxin family copper-binding protein, producing the protein MSSRISIRHRLLTMSLVLLAAVLIGTGSRAVDQEAARPQTHTVLIKGFEFLPPTLEVRSGDTVIWKNEDIVPHTATAENDFDSGGLDKGESWKFVARKKGSFPYICDYHPTMKGSLIVR; encoded by the coding sequence ATGTCATCGCGAATCTCCATCCGGCATCGACTGCTTACGATGTCACTGGTGTTGCTGGCTGCGGTGCTCATAGGTACGGGTTCCCGGGCCGTCGATCAGGAGGCGGCCCGTCCCCAAACCCACACCGTCCTCATCAAGGGCTTTGAATTCCTACCGCCCACCCTGGAAGTCCGCTCTGGCGACACAGTGATCTGGAAGAACGAAGACATCGTTCCTCACACCGCTACGGCAGAGAACGACTTTGATTCGGGCGGGCTCGACAAAGGGGAATCATGGAAGTTCGTAGCCAGAAAGAAAGGCTCGTTTCCTTACATCTGCGACTATCACCCGACGATGAAAGGCAGCCTGATCGTCCGGTAG